The Leucobacter viscericola sequence CCCAAATTAGTCACTAAACATCTAGGAGGAAACATCATGGCTACAGCACTCATGGCTGAAGTTGACAACCAGGCAGAGGATCTCATCAAGGAGGCGAGCAGCTTTGAGATTCTGCCCGCAGGTTCGTATGAGGTCACGATTCGCAAGGCGAGGTAGGCGAATATGGCGAATCCTCGAATAACGCAGGCCGCAAGTATCTGAACTTGCAACTGCGCGTGATCGACGGCGCGCCAGTGGGCGCAGGCCGCATTCTGTTCGCAATGGTCCCGCTGTTCCAGCGCTGGGCGCCGACCCAGAAGAACCCTGCTGGCGCAGTCGCTTCTGACTTCTTCAACTTCTTCCTGGCCGTTGGCGCAACGAAGGAAGCGGTGACGACCGGCAAGGGCCTCCCGCTTCTCGAAGAACTTGGTGGTACGCGTCTTGGCATCGGCGTTCGCGTTCAGGATCATTTCAAAAACGCTGGCGAGAAGGAAAACAGCGTCAATTTCTTACCGCGCCCCCAAGGCCCTTGAGGGTGTCGTCGAGCCTGGCGCATCCGCGGTTGGCAGCGCGTTCGCCCGAAGGAGGGCGCCGAGTCACCTTGGGGTAACAAGGGTGACAAGGGCGGTAGTGGCGATTCTGCCCTTCAGGCCGCCGCCGAGGGCTCGGGCAAGGCGTTCTAGTTTTATCGCCGCAATGGGAGAGGGGACTCCAAAGCTGTAGCGGGCGCGGCAATCCAGCCGTAGCCCACCGCAGCAAAACCCAATAGGGGTGCGACTACATCACGCACGGCGTCGGTAGCGGATGCCACCAACCATTCAGGGCAAACCAGCATTTGAATGGCGGCGGTGACTGCCAGCAACTCGGAGGCGAGCCAGCCTCTCGGTAGCGACACGGCACCAGGTTCGACTCCTGGCGACGCACAGATTCAAAACATTCAGTTTGAGCGAAAGGACGAATCATTTCAGGCACCGCCCTCAGCTCGGCACTCGAAGTTGCTGATCTTGGACTTAGAGTATTTCCAGCCGTACCTGGCAAGAAAATTCCAGCAATGGAAGGGTGGCAGGAAGCGGCCACCACGGACCCGCTCACTATCCAGCAGTGGTTTACAGAAAAGCCCTACAGTAATTACGGCATCCGTACCGGCCTCGCAAACAACATCATCGTCATAGACCTTGACGGTGAAGAGGCGCGCAAATGGTGGAAGAGCACTGGCATAGAGGACTCCAGTGCCATTGTCTATTCGCCGCGCAAGGACGGGGGAGTCACCACTACTTCCGTGTCTACGACGTCGAGATTGGTAATTCCCGATCCAAGCTCCACCCAGGCGTAGATGTGCGTGGCGAGGGTGGCCTCGTGGTGGGCCCTGGCTCGCGAACTAGCGAGGGCGTGTATACGGGGTCGCTCAAGAACATCCCGGATGCGCCACAAGCACTCCTCGACCTCATTCCTGAACGTCAGTCGTACAAGGAAATGAGCGATGAAGAGGCCGCCGAACTCGCAGGGGTCGAGAAGGTTGCCGAACCCTCTGAATCAGAGCTGGCAGACCTTTCCCACATCCAGTCGTGGCTTCTAGCGCTTCCTCGGAAGTGGAGCGCTGGCGACGGGTGGCACGACACTGTATTCCGCTCAAGCTGCTGGCTCTGGCGCATGGTGCGAACGCCGAGCTACGCGCTCACCGAGGACAAAGCGCTTGAGATCATGCTGACCTGTACGCCGGTCTGGCCGGAGTGGTCCGAGGACAGGATTCTCGAGCAATGGGAAAGCGCGCGCGAGTCCACGCGGGGCCAGTTCGCCGACCCGCCCGCCGAGCAGTTGCCGGAGATCCTCGATTTCGTAGAGTCGGTCAATCTTCTTCCGGCGTTCGCACCTAAATCGCAACGCTCTTTCTTGGAGGTCGTCGGGGATCCCGACGCCAAGCCAGTCAAACTGATTGAGGAGTGCTTGCTGGCGGGCCTCGGCGTGCAGCAGACGGCCTCCGTGATCTATGGTTCTAAGTGCTCTGACCGGTACAAGGGTGGCGAATACGGTTTGCGGCGGCTCTATCGCGATGTGGAGGGCGTCGAGTCAAAGCTGAAGCCTCGAGTGTCCGAGGCGGCCACCACTCCGGCTGCAGGCACCGCAATCGTGATTGACGATGCGCCTGCCACCGAGCCTGTTGCCGAGTCCACGCAGGAGCCGCTGGCAACGATCGAGAAACCGGACCTGCCAGAGCGCCCAGAAGCGGCCAAGCTGCTCACCGAGAGCGAGCGCCGAGCCATCACTGGTAAGTCGTGGTGGGGGACCGACTATCTTGAATGGGCGAAGGAGATTACCTCCGTCTACAACGGGCCCTACCATCGCATGAATCGCTGGTTTGTTCTCTCAGCTGTGTTCTCCACCGTGGGGATCATCCCGTATGAAGGTGGCAGTGACAAAGGTCTAAATATCTACGGCTTTGTGATCGGCGACACCACTACCGGCAAGTCAGAATCGCTACGCATCATGAACTCGGTCTTGCGAACGTGCTTCACCGAGGAGGACGATCCAGACATCGGTGGCGATCCGTCCCCTTCAGCGCTCGGAGCCAAACTGATTGAGCGCGACGGGAAGGCCACGCTCTTCAACAAGGATGAAGCACACGGTCAGATTGCCGAGATGAAAAAGAAGGACTACCTGGCTGGCTTGTCACAAGCCCTCACCTTGCTCTACGACGGCGAGGTGCCAAAGATGCTGAGAACGACCAACAAGGAGGTCTCCGACAAGCGCGCGCGCACCTACTTCTCGATTCACTACATGGGCACCTTCGAAGGCGTAACTGACGTGCTCGAACCGAGCGACTGGGAAAGCGGGTTCCTTCCTCGATTCGTCTGGGCGATCGGTGACGAGCATCAACGCACCAGGGAGGCAATGCGGCCGCGAATTCGGCAGCCAGGGCGGGGCCGCGAGATCGACCCGCGCGCGATGCAAAAGCAGTGGGCGGCCCAGTTCCGGTCAACCGCCAATCGCATTGCTCCATCGGGCGAGCCTGCTGAGATGGAGATTGACGATTTCCTGATTGAGCGCTTTGTCACCTGCCAGGAGCGCATGTACGAGCTCGCCGACGAGCAGCCCGAGATGAAGGAGCGCCTCTACCCGTCCGTCAAACGAATGTCCGATGCGATCCTGAAAGCCGCGTGTCTGGTGGCACTGTCGGAAGGTCGTAGGGTGCTTGAGGAAACCGACCTACTTCTTGCCATCGAACAGGGCGAAGAGTGGTTCGGAAACCTCTTGCACCTCGTAACCGCAACGGACTCATCGCCGTTCGTGCGGTCAGTCGCCAAGCTTGAGAAAGTGATTCGAAGCGCGGGCGGTGAAATGCGAATGGAGAACGTCTACCGCAGGTCGCCAATGGAAACCAAGGGCGCCACAGATACGCTGGTTGCACAGCTAGTTGCCGAGGGTAGGGCAAAGCGAGAGCTGCAGAACAACGGCGACACTCAAATACTGAAACTGATTGGAGGAGTAACATGACAACACTATTAGGCAAGGCGATAGCCGCCTACGCAGCATCGGACCTCATTGGACGACCGGAGCGGCGCGTGCTCGCGAAAGAGCTGGCGGAATTCGACGCGCTTTCAAAGAGGCAAATCGCGTCGATTGTGCGACTCGACCCGAATGAGCTGGTTGACGCCTTTGAAAAAACGGATTCGCGTGGGGGCCGGCTCAATCCCGAAACGCTCGAGATCATCGAGCAGGCATTGACCCTGCCCGAAGGTGAAGCGATCGCCCTGTACTACAAGGCGTACCAGGAGGGGACCTCCGTGGATGCGATTGCCACCCTGATCGGGCAAAGCCGAGATTACGTTTGGAATCGCATCCGCAAGCACAAGAAGGGATTGGAGACGTGAGTCGTGGCTGAAGTCGTCCCGTGCAGGTGCATCCCTGGCCGATGACTGAAGGGCAGCTCGCGGTGCTCAAGGAGGCCAAAGCCGGAGCTGATCTCGAAATGAAGATCATCCCAACGAGGGCCGTACCTGGGCTTCATGCCCGCGTGCTCGGCCTGGGAGGTCCACCTCCGTGGGTATCAGACTGCGCATTAGTGTCAAACCCCTGTGACGTCGACTCGGTGCGCCACGCCCTGATATGGATGCTCACAGCCCCGGCCGACGACGAGCGTGGATTCATGGCGAAGGACTGGCTGGAGGCTGTTCTGGGTGATGAAATTGCAGAACTGCCAACGCCTGAGTGTAAATGCCGCTGCGGTAACAAGCTTGCCGTTCGTAACTATCATCCGCTTAATGGGTGCTGTGAACCGTGCTTTGAGGAAGGCTGCTATCTAGTTGAAGGGATGTGCTTCTGTGATTGACACCAATCTCGCTAGTCTCTGGGGCAACTGGGCCACCTACTTCAAGGAATGCCGTCGACAACACGAAGCGGGAGAGGGCGCAATCCCGATGATGAGCCTAGCGAACTCCTTGCTCCGATGACACCAGCACTCGTTTCGGCCGCGCCATCCACCCTGCGCAGCAAGTACAAGCGCCTTGAAGCTGCGGGCTGGGAAGTGTGGGTGGAGGTGGCGATGGTTCGCACTGGTCGCACGTTCTACAGGGGAACTGACAGGGCGGGGGAGGTCAAGCTCGAACCTTGCGACGTTCAATACTGGCAACTGCGCGCCAGGCGTCGCCATGACGGAAAAATGGTGGCCGCTTTCCTGGCTACCTGGGAGTCCAAGGGTGCGAACAGGTTCGTAGATGCCTTCACCTGGGATGTTGTCACCAAAGAGAAAGTGCTCCACACGAAGCTGAAGGACATCGACCCGTGGCTGGATGTGCTCGCGCCCGTAAGAACGAAGGAGAAGGCTGCATGACAACGTTATTGACCCTCGACCCTGGGGGAACGACAGGGTACTCTCTCTGGTCGGTGAACGACTCCGACCCGATTCGCTTACTCGAGCATGGGCAGTGGCAGAGCGGGATCGACGGGGTTATCTCCAATCAGGTGGTGATCTGTAGGGCCGACATTCTCGTGAGCGAGTCATTCGTAGATGACGGACGCACGCCGAAGCCGGATGTTCAAGCACTCAGGATTGAAGGGGCTCTCATGACCATGCGGGCACTTGCTGGCCAATCTGCACCGATTTTTCAGCGAAACGTTTACAAGGCCCACGCGCCCGACGAGCTACTCAGGCGCACGGGTTATTGGAAAAAGGGTCAACCGCACGCGACTGACGCGATCCGGCATGCGATCGCATGGGCAAAAACGCGAGGGCACCGGCCAACAATCGAATCGTTGTGGCCGGTGCCCGAGATGAATTAGCTGACTAAACCTCGTCAGTAAACGGCTGAGGTATTGCGGCCCCAGTGACATCGTTCACATTGGTCAGGGCTGTAGTGAGAGCGATCGCTCCGAGTACGTCGGCGGTCTGCGAGAAGGCTCCAGCCAGTTCTGGCGATACCAGCGTGACAAAGAAGCTCGTGACCTGTGCGGCCACGCCGACGATGTAAATCGCAAGGCGAGTCTTGTGGTGGTTGGTGAGCATGGTTATTCCTTCGGTTTGTTCTTTGTTGGGTTGAGGGTGTCTTCGATGTCTTCTAGTCGGTCAGCGATCTCGTGAGTGGCTTCCGCCTGTTTCGATTTCCAACCATGCGACCAATCAAGGTGCTGGCCGAGGGTGCGTGAGAGTTCTCGAATCTCTTCACCGCGCGCGATGTCGCGATTGTCGAGACGCCCGACATCCTTCCGCAACCCTCGGATCTCGCTCATTACGGCAGTTTGATTTGCGTCAATGTTGTCGCGAAGGTTGTAAGGGGCGCCGCCCGGGAGCTTGTGATCGTTCTCGACCTGCTCCCTCACGCTCTTTACGCTCTTATGCTGGCGGGAAAGCATTGCAATCACGATCCCAGAGAGAGCTGTTGACACGACACCGCCTGCGCCGACGACGGCTATCCAGAAAGCTTCTGACATGAAGGGCTACCTAATAGATGAGGTTCAGCGTTATTCGGAGCGCCCGCCGTCCCAATAGAACTCCGTGACCTCAACCTCTTTACCGTTCTGCACTCGCGCTAGCAGTCGAACGAGCTGACCCTCTGCGAGGCGACGATTGAAGTTGATCTGGAATGACAATTTGCCGAGTGAATCGATTGTTTTACGCGGGTCGGCGATCTGCAGTCGGTTCTTGTTCTCGCCAGTCTCGCGAACTAGCTGGAAGGCGACTCGAGTTCCGGCCTCGCCTTCCATGGCGATGTTAATCGTGCCGGAGAGGAAGCCGGGGCCTCGCGCAATAGTCCTGTCGCCCCACTTGTCATCTGTCCACTTATCGCGGAACGTAATGTATTCGGTATTGCCACCCTTGATCTTCTGCGGTGCCTTTCGGCTGCTTCCGCCGGTAAATTCTTTCACGATTTCCTCCCCATTGGGTGCTGGTGCGCCGGTAGCGCCTGAAAGGATCGCATTGGCGCGATCCACGATGTTGTTGAGTTGGCCGTGCAGGAATGGGCCGGGGCACTCCGTGTAGCCGCCAGGGAGTACCTCGCGATGGCCAACCACCCGGCTGCGATCAACCCGACCCCACCCGTAACGCTTGCAGAGATCAGCCGCTAGCTGGGCCAGCTTCTCGACCTGCGCCCAGGAAACGCCCCAATCAGGGGCCCCAGTCGTGTTGACGGTCTCGACAGTAACTGAGTTCCGGTCATTGTCGTAACCTGGGGCATTCGAGGTCCAGGGACGATACTCCTCGGGAACGATGCCCACAAGATCGCCAGTTGTAAGTAGACAATAGCTTGCCGACACCTCCCGGCTGGAGGATGAGAGTACGGCAATATTGCCATCATTCGTTCCACCTGCGGTGTGATGGATGATGAGGCGATTTACGGCGCGAGGCCCGATGTCGTTGTACTTAGACGTCGGTGCCGTCCAGGCGGTGAGTGGTGAGTGGGTCATAGCCTCTGCTCTCTTTCAAAAGTTAAGTTGTGTCGCCTGAGTTCGCTTCTAAGTGGTCGATTGGGTGACGAACGCCTTCTGCGTCATCGGGAGACAATTTCTCGCGTACTCGTGGTGCCCGCAGTTCGGCGTCACTAAGGTTTTGAGCGACATGGTCACACCCCTACCACTTCACGCAAAACCAAGCGATTATTAGGGGCGGCATTGTTGTCGTTGTTCCCCGAGATTTTGTCGTTCGTAACGTAAAAATACTTACTCACGACGTCTGCGCCGACTTTCGTCAGTAGACGCACTCCATAACCGGAATAGAGCTGCACCTGGGCTTTCGAGATGAACTGATGAGTGAAGTTCACGTTGACTGCCGCACCACTTGCGTACTCGGACCAGATTAAGCAAACACCGCTGAGTTGGCTAGAAATCGATTCTGTGAGGTCGATCGACTGAATGCCATTTAGGAAAACCGAGCCGGACCAGAGTACCTTTCCTGGCTTAGACATTTTGCCTTCAAGTGGCAAGAGTCGATTGTCAAAATTGCCGAGGGCAGTGTCCAGTGCATTTGCCATCCCATTGTGATGTGCCTGGAACGGGGCAATCTTGGTATTCGTGTCGATGAGGGGAATGCCTCTGGGTGTTGTTGCCACTTGAATCTCCTAGTTTGAAAAAGTCGCAAGTGCGGTAACTTGAGCGAAGTTTGCGGCGTTTGCTGGGAAAGCGCTGCCATTGAGGGCCATGCACTGTACGGAAACAGTGATCGTTGAGCCTGGCGTGACCGCATATGAGCGAGAATGGGTGCCAGACATGACGTTGTTTACGACCGTGGCTCCCGCATCCTTGCTCGCGGAAAACTGTCTACTCGTGCTGCTGTCGACTACGAGCCGTAGGTAGGCCACCGTAACCCCGCCCGTAGTCCTGTCAAGAGCCTCAGCCGCCCCCGTGGCGAGAATGCTAACGCGACTTTTGTCGGCCGGGACTTCAAGAGTGAGAGTGGCTTTCGTTACCCAAGAGGCGTTGATTGAAATATTGGTTACTGCGTTAGATGAGCTAACCGTAACAGGGAGGTTCTTTACGAGCGAAACGACCTCAGCGACGGTCGTGTTGAGCTGGTCTACGGAGCGATTGAGTTGGTCGATTGATCCGTTGAGCTCTAGGTTCGTATTTCCGCTCAAGCTTGCGGATAGACCAAGGAGGCGATCGTGCTCCCTGATCGTGCCGATAACCCAGTCGATGAGGCGATACTGCTCTCTATCGAAAGTGTTCTGCGGTGGCGCTAGCATACGGCAATTCTATAGCAAAAGCATAGGTATGGCTTAGGTGGGTGGAATAAGTGGCTCAATTCCAAGGTCTCCAACGCTCCAGTTGCCAACGAGAGTATTAAAGTAGGCAATGGACATATCGCCGTAGTGGGAATTGAAGTCTCCGATCGTTGTGTCGGCTTCGGCTTGATAGGACACGGTTGCGGGAGAAATGGTCGCGCTGGAAATGCGTGCCCAGAAACCACCCTCAAGCACCCGAGACCCAGCGATATTTCCAAAGGCTTGATTCTCAAACTCGTTTTCAACTTTGGAGAAGAGGAAGGAGTTTAGCGAGGCGATCGACTCAACGGGCCACTTGGAATCGAAGGTCTGAAACGTATCGAACGGGTAAAGGTTGTTGAAGTCTCCGATTGTGGGGTAGGCGGCCGAGCCACTGTCCCCCTTTCTATTCAGTCCTCGCGTTGTCACATTGAGCCTCATGGTTGGGCCGGTCCAGGAGCAAAGTGCGTCGGCTGCAGCGCGCCACGCAGATTCATAGCCAACGAGCATTAGATTCTCCACCTCTGCACCTATCTCGGTTGGAGAGTCATCTGCTGAGTTTCCAGTCGCCATGTCGATCGTTGCGCGATTGTAAAAGATCCCGGTCCCACGCACTCGAAGGGAGGAGTAGTAGCTGCTTGTGCCAGCCGTCGCCGCGATTCGGTAAGGCGCGTACTGCTCGATACTCGAACCAGTCACACGGATAATGAGAGTTTGCGAGTCCTCTCCAATTTCCACCTGAAGATTCCCACCCGTGGCAAGCCACTGTGAAGCAGTGATTGGCTTGCCGTCGTTCCCTGCCACACAGTAGACGGAGGAGGCAACATGGTCTCGGCCAACGAAATCAACGCAGGTCGGTTGAATGATGGACTGCAGGCTCACTCCAGGCCCATCCTCGCCGCTAGCAGGCTTTAGGTCGATCGAAAACTCGAGGGTTTCGCCAGCCTTGACATTAAACACCCGCGTCTCTTCGGTCCAGCCACCTAGTGGGAAGGCGAGGTCAGTACGACGTTCTGCAGATTCGAGATAGTGGACCTTGATTCGCTGAGCCGTGTTCGAGTCATCGACCGAAACGGTGCGGGCTGAATCGCGATGAGTCTGAGCAACCCGCCCCCGAATTGGTCGAAAGACCACATTGTTTGAGACGAGTGAAGCCTCGACGCGGTGTGCAGAGCAGAGCTGTTTTATACGGTCCCAAACTGACCCATTCCACCCCGTTGCAACTACGGGAATTGCTGAGAGGGAGGAGTCGATGACGATTCCACTCGTTATACCTACGACAGAGCAGAGGTAGGTGAAGTAGCCGCTCAAGTTTCCAACGTAGGGATCAAGCTTCCGCTCAGAAACGAAGGCGATCATTCTCGAATCTGCGGTGACCGTTGCGGCGAGCTCCTGGTCGGAAATGCTTGAGACTCGCCCAACCGTCTTGCCCTGCCCGGAGTCAACAAGCTCGACCTCCTTGCGGCGCATGTGGCGGGCCCGCTTGCCGCCTTTGAGCTGCAGCGTCATCTGACTCACGCCGCCGCTCATCTCAGTAACGTTGACGGGCGTGGCGTTTTCCGACACAGAATGCGAGGTGATTTCTCGCGTCACATCTGTGCCGTCAACCTTGATCGAGATGGTCACTGGTCGTCCACCTCCACGAGCTTTGCGGTGACACCAATGGAGTCATACGGCCTTGAGTATGGGGTCACGACAGGATGGCCTTCAAAATGACATCCGGTATGCCCGTTGCCGCCGTGGAACTTTGACACGGGCCGCTGCGCAGTTGACGGAAGAACCTGCGCTTGCATCGCATAGAGCTCTGCGATGGCGAGGGGTGAAACTGAGATAGACACGCCGTCCAGGCTGGCTGACCCCGCGATGGTGGTTGTGAGAATATTACCGCTCGTGACATTGGCAGCGAGAGCCGTCACGTCCGGCCCGGACCTTTGGGCCCCTAGCATCGGGGTGAGGCGAACGATTGAGGGAGTGCCCGCGTACCCGAAGTGAAGGGAATGCCCTGGTGGAATGGGAATGTAATGCTCACGACTATTTGCGGCCGGTTGGCGCACGAGCAGTGCCCCAGACGCAGGTAGATCAAGGTTATTTGCGGGAGTCTGAATAGCCTCAGGGGCATCATCCCCGTACACGGGCGGTGCGTCAAGGGTGGCCTGCACGGGGGCCGCCCAATGCGCGGCAAGGATATTTCGGTCTGCCCACATCGGGTCTATGAAATATATGGGTGAGTCCCCGTAGAGGCCGCTCGAGAGGTCGAGTAGGTGCTGGAGTTCGTCGCGGCGCCCACGCCAAGAGAAGTCGTACTCTCGGTGCGAGCCGAAGGACGTTCTCATACCCGCCCGGCCGGAAAGGTACTGAATCTTCTCTCCGTAACCCATAGAAGTGTGTCCACCACCAGCCTGAAACATTTTCACCGGCTTGAGGTGACCCGGTGTGCCGATATAAAAAACGCGACTCATCCTTGGCCCGTCCTTCCTGAATTAACCGCACCCGCACCAAAGAATCGCTGCATTGCCCCTCCGTCCAGAGATATGCCCACTGCCTGCCTGACATCTACAAGTAGCTGGCGATCGGTTGGTGAGAGCTCAACTTCCATCGGGCCCGCACCGAGACCACCACCATTGCCATTGCCGCCCACGCGACCGGATTTGGCAGACTCGTGGAGGCGAGCCAGGTTCCCAACGCCAAGGTTTGCGACCGCTGGCGCCGAGAATACAAACTCTTTTCCGTGGACAACGCCAGCGACCTCGCCGGTGCCACCGTCGCCTGTGTAGCCACCCGCCTTCCATCCTCGCGCAGCCCGTACTTGCCAATGCGCGGCCTGTGGAACGAGGACAGCGAGAGCCATAACGTCTCGATCGGCAATAGCCTTTGCCACTCGTGGCACCAAGCTCATGAGCTGGATCATTGCCTCGGTGCGAACGGAAGCGCTTGCCGCTTCTCCAGACAAGCTATTAAATGCCCCACCTGGAATTGGCTTAGAAGCTGCGCTTCGAAGTTTGGTCATGGAGGAGGTCGCTGCGTCTGCCTTGGCCTTGAACTCGTTGAACGCCTGGATCGCTGGGTTTGTGTTCGCGGTAACTGTGATGTTGCGAGGAATCTTGTCGATCGCGAACTTCACATCATCGAAGCTCTTTGCATACTTGCTGATCTCTGTTCGCGAGAAGCCGAGCTGGGTGGCCTGCTCGATAAACTTCCTCTTCAGCTCGTCAGTCTTTTTCTTGAGATCCTCGCTACTCATCCCGCTCGCGGCGAGAGACTCGATGTGATCCCGGTAGCTCTTGACGAGATCGGTGATCGTCTTTCGGTTATTGACCGCCGCCTCGCTGTTGCCGACGAGCGTCTTGTTGTTCTTTTCCTGCTCGGCGGTCAGCTTCTTTTTAGTCTCTGCGATCTTGACATCAGTCTCACCAATTTTTGCCCGCAACTCGGCCGCCCGAATCGAGTCGCCGTAGTTCTCAGCCACCATGAGCCAATACTGGAGAGTAGTCTTATCTGCGTTCAGTGACGCCATTTCTGCGCGGTACTTCGCTATCGCGTCAGCCGAGTCCTCTGCGGCCTTCTTCATTTTGATCCAGGCAGAGGTCACTTGGTCAAGAGTGCTTTGGCCGGAGAATCGAATCTCGAACGCCCTGCCCCAAATCGACGCGAGGTCGGATGCGTAGTTTGCCAAGGTGTAGATTTTCTTGGCAGCCTTCTCGGAAGCGCCCCCTGCATCATCAACACTGTCAGTGAAGTTGTCGACTCCCTCAGCGCCTTCGGCAAACCCATTGCCCGCACGGTTTGCCTCACCGCCAACGGTCTTTACTTGATTGATAACGCCGTTCACGACCCCATTGAAGTCACGAAAGTTATCTTTTAGGGGATCGAGGGAACCAGCACCACGCAAGCCGCCAGTAATGGCAGTCATTCCCGACCAGAGGAACTTTTGAAGGGTGGAGAGCTTGCTACCCCAAAGCTGCCCAAGCGAGTCTAGGGCCCCCGAAATGAATCCTCCCGCATTGAAAATTACGCGGGCTAGGCTCTGAAAGATCCCCTCGGTGCCTTTTGCGTAGACATTCGCAGACTGCCCCGTTTGGTTGGCAAGCCGTATGAAGTAATCTCTAACGCCAGTTTGGCCCTGTGTGGCAGCAATGTTCAGCACTTCGTTAAAGTTGCCGCCCATCGCGGCCCACGTTTCTGCAAACTGATTGCTTGAGGCAAGTTTTTGAAACTCTTCACTCGCCATGAGGGTGTTCTGTGCCCAGGCGAGGGTGTTTTCACCAAGTGCGACCGTAAAGCCTTCAACCGCCCCCGTTGCACTTCCGTAGGCAGGTGCGGCAAGTCCGAGTACCGAGGCGGTGTCGCTGAGAGCTTGGTTGTTTGTCTCAAGGGAACCGGTTGCGAGGTCAACATTGGGCTGCAGGTGAAGGAAGGAGTCGGCGACGGCATTGTTCCCCTCGGCGACTGCCTGACTATATGCCTCTTTGTCGGCGGCGAGAGCCTCCGTCAATCCAGCAGTCGTGCCCACGTACTTGTCGAATGCCATCTCGGCGCTATCGCCTGCCTGCATGAATGCAGCGGCAAGGGTGCCAAGAGCGAGCACGATAAGCCCGATTCCCGTGCTGGCCAGAGTGACCTTAAAGACCGACACTGCCCGCGTGGATAGTCCTGCGGCGGCCGCGACGGAGGAGAATGCTGAACTCATTCC is a genomic window containing:
- a CDS encoding bifunctional DNA primase/polymerase; translation: MSGTALSSALEVADLGLRVFPAVPGKKIPAMEGWQEAATTDPLTIQQWFTEKPYSNYGIRTGLANNIIVIDLDGEEARKWWKSTGIEDSSAIVYSPRKDGGVTTTSVSTTSRLVIPDPSSTQA
- a CDS encoding DUF3987 domain-containing protein, which gives rise to MGNSRSKLHPGVDVRGEGGLVVGPGSRTSEGVYTGSLKNIPDAPQALLDLIPERQSYKEMSDEEAAELAGVEKVAEPSESELADLSHIQSWLLALPRKWSAGDGWHDTVFRSSCWLWRMVRTPSYALTEDKALEIMLTCTPVWPEWSEDRILEQWESARESTRGQFADPPAEQLPEILDFVESVNLLPAFAPKSQRSFLEVVGDPDAKPVKLIEECLLAGLGVQQTASVIYGSKCSDRYKGGEYGLRRLYRDVEGVESKLKPRVSEAATTPAAGTAIVIDDAPATEPVAESTQEPLATIEKPDLPERPEAAKLLTESERRAITGKSWWGTDYLEWAKEITSVYNGPYHRMNRWFVLSAVFSTVGIIPYEGGSDKGLNIYGFVIGDTTTGKSESLRIMNSVLRTCFTEEDDPDIGGDPSPSALGAKLIERDGKATLFNKDEAHGQIAEMKKKDYLAGLSQALTLLYDGEVPKMLRTTNKEVSDKRARTYFSIHYMGTFEGVTDVLEPSDWESGFLPRFVWAIGDEHQRTREAMRPRIRQPGRGREIDPRAMQKQWAAQFRSTANRIAPSGEPAEMEIDDFLIERFVTCQERMYELADEQPEMKERLYPSVKRMSDAILKAACLVALSEGRRVLEETDLLLAIEQGEEWFGNLLHLVTATDSSPFVRSVAKLEKVIRSAGGEMRMENVYRRSPMETKGATDTLVAQLVAEGRAKRELQNNGDTQILKLIGGVT
- a CDS encoding peptidoglycan recognition protein family protein — its product is MTHSPLTAWTAPTSKYNDIGPRAVNRLIIHHTAGGTNDGNIAVLSSSSREVSASYCLLTTGDLVGIVPEEYRPWTSNAPGYDNDRNSVTVETVNTTGAPDWGVSWAQVEKLAQLAADLCKRYGWGRVDRSRVVGHREVLPGGYTECPGPFLHGQLNNIVDRANAILSGATGAPAPNGEEIVKEFTGGSSRKAPQKIKGGNTEYITFRDKWTDDKWGDRTIARGPGFLSGTINIAMEGEAGTRVAFQLVRETGENKNRLQIADPRKTIDSLGKLSFQINFNRRLAEGQLVRLLARVQNGKEVEVTEFYWDGGRSE
- a CDS encoding phage tail tape measure protein, with the translated sequence MSENFNAQGEISLSISGIDDLEALITAVGAYNRETGGTDEAIERLERNLNRQARSARETAQAMSAGASDLAKYAAGFAELVQQADLATDAIRAVAQAQTGAGGSGNASQISAQAMTLQEAQRIIQIREAEGVTAEQVARKVITAEEKKRAAALETYQTLQRENEAWAKRYQEGFTDPKSFMGQANSRDSSAGLRASESIWAVEAKEISGLNLQYDAHVKSFDRVMAEKSTASQQTALYNQYLYDQERATRQANSATNEATVALPRLRYALYDVATTAGIMNAAIGASGAAVLAASASYESSFTTVERTTGLVGDGATRMRDELLQLTREIPQTFGEISNITGRGAQLGVATSSLADFTETVAQFVATSDTVTLDQAVESLGRISNLMGDTDFNRIGSSITLVGVNAAATESQIIKTSQELAPFGTSAGFATHEVIGLAAALGSLGQPPERARSAFLSLQSVMDKAIGGINDKLPVFAQLLGLSADETARLWQQDPSQFVTSFVRALGNVDNMTVALSDLGLSEKRSSQVFQALASDSRNAGEGLSVLEQALADASQGYSEGTELGRQYGLIVDDLASKWQIFLNSIMETTAAVGDALAPAAKAALDIITPLVQQFAIFARSAGGKWAIGIAATLAGIAFGLTGIVATGALAMASVAAMGTATAELSAAGVGSIFTLRGMSSAFSSVAAAAGLSTRAVSVFKVTLASTGIGLIVLALGTLAAAFMQAGDSAEMAFDKYVGTTAGLTEALAADKEAYSQAVAEGNNAVADSFLHLQPNVDLATGSLETNNQALSDTASVLGLAAPAYGSATGAVEGFTVALGENTLAWAQNTLMASEEFQKLASSNQFAETWAAMGGNFNEVLNIAATQGQTGVRDYFIRLANQTGQSANVYAKGTEGIFQSLARVIFNAGGFISGALDSLGQLWGSKLSTLQKFLWSGMTAITGGLRGAGSLDPLKDNFRDFNGVVNGVINQVKTVGGEANRAGNGFAEGAEGVDNFTDSVDDAGGASEKAAKKIYTLANYASDLASIWGRAFEIRFSGQSTLDQVTSAWIKMKKAAEDSADAIAKYRAEMASLNADKTTLQYWLMVAENYGDSIRAAELRAKIGETDVKIAETKKKLTAEQEKNNKTLVGNSEAAVNNRKTITDLVKSYRDHIESLAASGMSSEDLKKKTDELKRKFIEQATQLGFSRTEISKYAKSFDDVKFAIDKIPRNITVTANTNPAIQAFNEFKAKADAATSSMTKLRSAASKPIPGGAFNSLSGEAASASVRTEAMIQLMSLVPRVAKAIADRDVMALAVLVPQAAHWQVRAARGWKAGGYTGDGGTGEVAGVVHGKEFVFSAPAVANLGVGNLARLHESAKSGRVGGNGNGGGLGAGPMEVELSPTDRQLLVDVRQAVGISLDGGAMQRFFGAGAVNSGRTGQG